A genomic segment from Aegilops tauschii subsp. strangulata cultivar AL8/78 chromosome 1, Aet v6.0, whole genome shotgun sequence encodes:
- the LOC141026776 gene encoding uncharacterized protein has protein sequence MVEIFDPSKGRFIVQDLVGEVSLGAVDVECILALENDGLSAEGILGEEGEDVKDRVPPQFLSKTTGNIVIDDLIVDITKNKSADDDFLRRVVLVLLGTVLAPMSSKTVPKQYYALVDDVKRISKINWNAFTLRVLLDCLRNVRKGKHLRQWPRGNLALLQYLYWEKVQPLEGECAFNPSLSMEPLMRNWTEATASRRDKFDYDQGRGRGNIKIEDNITKEYRAQERKVPEPEKPKMKPAVGAAKKSKLASNADEMMNLIMKWCMDYIRSQMKEIPEQRLLEKLNQNGVMYKPAAAAASGNNDADLEVDSFENGPPKKKEFVYKDDSDALEPVIDLTQPDEPVVNQTNDDEEKTPAKLNVDKTTKPTDECGATPENLGLMVGKSKGKKSAATAKEDDVISGKRRRTVPKKFESPFKLDKPGKRSARALFSDNDKEGSVKDDLTPELIDAAVAFVEAAARSEKNMTKRVYYNEHGTSVTVESIRPIIDAYQTHLALRVGHDRHLCPAWRSKYLVDRAKARDNPKPSKYNMDSALSRAGAVRRVLDEYTVRDKSFIPLNVGNTHWITVVMHNRKKEFRVFDSLYPLEFSHDTVKALRLAIAIDMEEANRITPGKYPDVTKWPIIPQIDMPLQEDGNSCGLFVIEVMEHWDGDRWTADFTQGTVNARRRRLIAELVLSPTNTLECVKNRIRDIAKKSKA, from the exons ATGGTTGAGATATTTGATCCTAGCAAGGGCAGATTCATTGTACAAGACTTGGTTGGCGAAGTGTCTCTCGGTGCCGTGGATGTTGAGTGCATCTTGGCCTTGGAGAACGACGGACTGTCGGCAGAAGGTATTCTCGGTGAGGAAGGTGAGGATGTTAAAGATCGAGTGCCGCCTCAATTCCTGAGCAAGACCACAGGTAACATAGTCATCGATGATCTGATTGTGGACATCACAAAAAATAAATCTGCCGACGACGATTTCCTTCGGAGAGTTGTCCTCGTCTTGCTTGGAACAGTTCTTGCTCCCATGTCGAGCAAGACTGTACCAAAGCAATATTACGCATTGGTGGACGATGTGAAGCGTATATCCAAGATTAATTGGAATGCATTCACCCTCCGGGTTCTGCTGGACTGCCTTCGCAACGTGAGGAAAGGCAAACACCTCCGCCAATGGCCGAGAGGGAACTTAGCTCTCCTGCAG TACCTGTACTGGGAAAAGGTTCAGCCTCTGGAAGGTGAATGCGCATTCAATCCTAGCTTGTCCATGGAACCTCTAATGAGGAATTGGACTGAAGCTACAGCCTCAAGGAGAGACAAGTTTGATTATGACCAAGGCCGTGGCCGTGGTAACATCAAG ATTGAAGACAACATAACCAAGGAGTATAGGGCGCAGGAGCGCAAAGTACCCGAACCAGAAAAGCCAAAAATGAAGCCCGCCGTTGGTGCGGCAAAGAAGTCCAAGTTAGCCTCAAACGCGGACGAGATGATGAACCTCATCATGAAGTGGTGTATGGATTACATACGCAGCCAAATGAAGGAAATACCAGAACAA AGATTGTTAGAGAAGTTGAACCAAAATGGTGTGATGTACAAGCCAGCGGCTGCTGCGGCTTCCGGCAACAACGATGCCGACCTAGAAGTGGATTCCTTTGAGAATGGTCCGCCGAAAAAAAAAGAATTCGTGTACAAGGATGACTCTGACGCTCTAGAGCCGGTGATTGATTTGACACAGCCTGACGAGCCTGTTGTAAACCAAACCAACGATGATGAGGAA AAAACACCTGCCAAGTTAAATGTTGACAAGACAACGAAGCCTACTGATGAGTGCGGCGCAACACCGGAGAACCTTGGATT GATGGTGGGTAAGAGCAAGGGGAAAAAGTCTGCAGCAACCGCAAAAGAAGACGATGTTATATCCGGGAAGCGCCGACGGACTGTTCCcaagaaatttgaatcccccTTTAAACTTGACAAGCCCGGCAAGCGAAGCGCTCGCG CTCTGTTTAGTGACAATGACAAGGAAGGTTCTGTTAAGGACGATTTGACACCGGAACTCATCGATGCTGCTGTTGCGTTTGTGGAGGCAGCTGCTCGGTCTGAGAAGAATATGACAAAAAGAGTTTACTACAATGAACATGGCACCTCTGTGACTGTGGAGAGTATACGACCG ATTATCGATGCTTATCAGACACATTTGGCTCTGCGCGTTGGTCATGATCGGCACCTCTGTCCAGCCTGGAGGTCCAAATACCTTGTTGATCGTGCTAAGGCACGAGACAACCCTAAACCGTCGAAATACAACATGGATAGTGCGCTGAGCAGAGCTGGAGCAGTACGTAGGGTTCTGGACGAGTATACCGTCCGTGATAAG TCGTTTATCCCGTTGAACGTCGGCAATACACACTGGATCACTGTGGTGATGCACAACCGCAAGAAAGAATTCCGAGTTTTTGATTCGCTCTATCCTCTCGAGTTCTCTCACGACACTGTGAAAGCACTG CGACTAGCAATAGCAATTGATATGGAAGAGGCAAACCGTATTACACCTGGCAAATATCCAGACGTCACTAAGTGGCCTATCATACCTCAGATCGACATGCCACTACAAGAGGACGG GAACTCTTGTGGCCTTTTTGTGATTGAAGTTATGGAGCATTGGGACGGGGATCGATGGACCGCCGATTTTACCCAG GGCACGGTTAATGCAAGGAGAAGGCGTCTCATCGCCGAGTTGGTTCTCTCACCTACCAACACGCTCGAATGTGTGAAGAACAGAATCCGCGACATCGCAAAGAAAAGCAAGGCGTGA